One part of the Bacillus sp. FJAT-27916 genome encodes these proteins:
- the leuD gene encoding 3-isopropylmalate dehydratase small subunit: protein MERLTVYTGKPVVMDRDHVDTDQIIPKQFLKRIERTGFGRFLFYDWRYEAENVERSEFELNQEENRGATILVAGENFGCGSSREHAPWALGDYGFKVIIASSFADIFHQNCLQNGILPITLEKDTLAALKEHIRSQKADITVDLPKQELNAGEGFAISFDIHPYWKNMLTNGWDEISLTMQYEDSIKEYEERVFVRG, encoded by the coding sequence ATGGAACGTTTGACGGTTTATACAGGGAAGCCGGTTGTTATGGATCGAGACCATGTGGATACAGACCAAATCATCCCGAAGCAATTCTTGAAGAGGATTGAGCGTACTGGCTTTGGCCGTTTCTTATTCTATGACTGGCGCTATGAAGCAGAGAATGTTGAACGCTCGGAGTTTGAACTGAATCAGGAGGAGAACCGAGGAGCAACCATATTGGTGGCCGGTGAGAATTTTGGCTGCGGTTCCTCAAGGGAACATGCTCCATGGGCGCTTGGTGATTATGGCTTCAAAGTGATCATTGCTTCCTCATTTGCAGATATCTTCCATCAGAACTGCCTGCAAAACGGCATTCTGCCGATTACGCTTGAAAAAGATACATTGGCAGCGTTGAAGGAGCATATACGCAGTCAAAAGGCGGATATCACTGTTGATTTGCCGAAGCAGGAGCTCAATGCAGGGGAAGGATTTGCGATTTCATTTGATATACATCCCTATTGGAAGAATATGCTCACAAATGGCTGGGATGAGATTTCCTTAACCATGCAATATGAGGATTCGATTAAAGAGTATGAAGAGCGTGTGTTTGTTCGGGGATAA